One genomic window of Tachypleus tridentatus isolate NWPU-2018 chromosome 12, ASM421037v1, whole genome shotgun sequence includes the following:
- the LOC143234429 gene encoding uncharacterized protein LOC143234429 isoform X2 codes for MWRSPSSSWCVFDGFSSSCQLLVFIFAILSPLMNCNIEIRVQRHQDLTTVSSTNFYQKNNNVRQDLTTVSSTDSYQKNNDVRQNHTYLTLSVSDTKSHVYNQDSSDVTFVGLAHRSKRGYYFPIAHYTVKHHRPGGYGYDKKPEVWEYHGVYNYGFRSKKKKFGATKGALLALAGVPLLMAPLLSLLFIPTLTIPAVTVTAGRRKRNVQETRLAKESEIQAIADFLKKVHHRDAQQETIMAKYLQCNGMLSGHDHCLERLACEFSDPLNIAAPELERTVCSM; via the exons ATGTGGAGATCACCCTCATCTAGCTGGTG cgTATTTGATGGATTTTCTTCCAGTTGTCAGCTTCTGGTTTTCATATTCGCCATTTTAAGTCCTTTGATGAACTGTAACATAGAAATTCGTGTTCAGAGACATCAGGACCTAACCACTGTATCGTCCACGAACTTCTATCAAAAGAATAACAATGTTCGTCAGGACCTAACCACTGTATCGTCCACAGACTCCTATCAAAAGAATAACGATGTTCGTCAGAACCACACCTACCTTACTCTCTCAGTATCTGATACGAAGAGCCACGTGTATAACCAAGATTCGTCTGACGTAACATTTGTAGGCCTAGCTCATAGATCAAAGAGAGGCTACTACTTCCCTATAGCTCATTATACTGTCAAGCATCATAGACCAG GTGGCTACGGGTATGATAAAAAACCAGAAGTTTGGGAGTATCATGGTGTCTACAATTATGGGTTCAGGTCAAAGAAGAAGAAGTTTGGTGCGACAAAAGGGGCTCTTTTAGCTTTAGCAGGAGTCCCCTTGCTAATGGCGCCATTACTGAGTTTGCTGTTTATACCCACCCTGACAATTCCAGCTGTCACAGTCACGGCAGGAAGACGAAAGAGAAATGTCCAAGAAACTCGTCTAGCCAAAGAATCGGAAATCCAGGCAATAGCAGACTTCCTGAAGAAGGTGCACCACAGAGACGCTCAACAAGAAACGATTATGGCTAAATACTTGCAGTGTAACGGCATGCTATCAGGACATGACCACTGCTTGGAAAGGTTGGCTTGTGAATTCAGCGATCCGCTAAATATCGCTGCTCCCGAGTTGGAACGAACTGTTTGTTCTATGTAA
- the LOC143234429 gene encoding uncharacterized protein LOC143234429 isoform X1, whose product MWRSPSSSWCVFDGFSSSCQLLVFIFAILSPLMNCNIEIRVQRHQDLTTVSSTNFYQKNNNVRQDLTTVSSTDSYQKNNDVRQNHTYLTLSVSDTKSHVYNQDSSDVTFVGLAHRSKRGYYFPIAHYTVKHHRPGGYGYDKKPEVWEYHGVYNYGFRSKKKKFGATKGALLALAGVPLLMAPLLSLLFIPTLTIPAVTVTAGRRKRNVQETRLAKESEIQAIADFLKKVHHRDAQQETIMAKYLQCNGMLSGHDHCLERLACEFSDPLNIAAPELERTVCSILLRHLLKNHYIPDRFKKRLKRAARYGWRHSGNCDERFTCESLDIHTPKAK is encoded by the exons ATGTGGAGATCACCCTCATCTAGCTGGTG cgTATTTGATGGATTTTCTTCCAGTTGTCAGCTTCTGGTTTTCATATTCGCCATTTTAAGTCCTTTGATGAACTGTAACATAGAAATTCGTGTTCAGAGACATCAGGACCTAACCACTGTATCGTCCACGAACTTCTATCAAAAGAATAACAATGTTCGTCAGGACCTAACCACTGTATCGTCCACAGACTCCTATCAAAAGAATAACGATGTTCGTCAGAACCACACCTACCTTACTCTCTCAGTATCTGATACGAAGAGCCACGTGTATAACCAAGATTCGTCTGACGTAACATTTGTAGGCCTAGCTCATAGATCAAAGAGAGGCTACTACTTCCCTATAGCTCATTATACTGTCAAGCATCATAGACCAG GTGGCTACGGGTATGATAAAAAACCAGAAGTTTGGGAGTATCATGGTGTCTACAATTATGGGTTCAGGTCAAAGAAGAAGAAGTTTGGTGCGACAAAAGGGGCTCTTTTAGCTTTAGCAGGAGTCCCCTTGCTAATGGCGCCATTACTGAGTTTGCTGTTTATACCCACCCTGACAATTCCAGCTGTCACAGTCACGGCAGGAAGACGAAAGAGAAATGTCCAAGAAACTCGTCTAGCCAAAGAATCGGAAATCCAGGCAATAGCAGACTTCCTGAAGAAGGTGCACCACAGAGACGCTCAACAAGAAACGATTATGGCTAAATACTTGCAGTGTAACGGCATGCTATCAGGACATGACCACTGCTTGGAAAGGTTGGCTTGTGAATTCAGCGATCCGCTAAATATCGCTGCTCCCGAGTTGGAACGAACTGTTTGTTCTAT TTTGCTGCGCCATCTGTTAAAAAATCATTACATTCCAGACCGTTTTAAGAAACGGTTGAAACGAGCGGCACGATATGGTTGGAGACATTCTGGTAACTGTGATGAAAGGTTTACTTGTGAAAGCTTAGACATACACACACCAAAAGCGAAATGA
- the LOC143234430 gene encoding cyclin-dependent kinase 5 activator 1-like, producing the protein MGTVLSVAPREQRPVYKGHKVNQFNQEQLSSFKNKENSLEKITDNNIDKNINQTKRHSLFINALNWKNCNVSGKKKTEDKTFTFRHRLDNMESLVDNNKNIQKSLSCYNLKTRSVSPPDLFVNNNIEQEKKQVQKNGPPLPPKPTSVLTAHNLIRPMYYSRQQGLEAQTRQASVPGMQRRTIIQASTSELLPCFGEFLYRRCRKLRDFQGGDAILWLRTVDRCLLLKGWQEIAFINPANIVFLYMLVREIITEDIESRRELQAVVLTCLYLSYSYMGNEISYPLKPFLIEENSDKFWERSLLIIKLLSEKMLRINREPAFFTEVFSELKARCTFSG; encoded by the coding sequence atgggCACAGTACTCAGTGTTGCTCCGAGAGAACAAAGACCTGTCTACAAAGGTCACAAAGTAAACCAGTTCAACCAAGAACAGTTAAGTAGCTTCAAGAACAAAGAAAATTCTTTGGAGAAAATTACGGACAACAACATTGACAAAAACATAAATCAAACTAAAAGACACTCTCTCTTTATTAATGCTCTTAACTGGAAGAACTGCAATGTATCTGGGAAGAAGAAAACGGAGGACAAAACCTTTACCTTTCGTCATCGTCTGGACAACATGGAATCGTTAGTGGACAACAACAAGAACATCCAAAAATCTCTGTCGTGTTACAACCTTAAAACTAGAAGTGTGAGTCCACCGgatttatttgtaaacaataacatcgaacaagaaaagaaacaagtCCAGAAGAATGGTCCACCCCTTCCACCCAAGCCCACCTCCGTGTTAACTGCACATAACTTAATTCGCCCTATGTACTACAGTCGTCAACAGGGATTGGAGGCACAAACTAGACAAGCATCAGTCCCTGGGATGCAAAGAAGAACTATTATCCAAGCATCCACATCGGAACTTCTCCCATGTTTCGGAGAGTTTTTATATCGTCGTTGCCGAAAACTAAGAGATTTTCAAGGTGGGGACGCCATCTTGTGGCTTCGTACAGTGGACCGTTGTCTTCTTCTTAAAGGGTGGCAGGAAATTGCCTTCATAAATCCAGCAAACATTGTATTTTTGTACATGCTAGTTAGAGAAATTATTACTGAAGATATAGAAAGTCGACGAGAGCTTCAGGCTGTTGTTCTAACATGTTTGTATCTTTCTTACTCGTATATGGGAAACGAAATATCTTACCCTTTAAAACCTTTTCTTATTGAGGAAAATAGTGATAAGTTCTGGGAGAGGTCGCTGTTAATTATCAAATTACTCAGTGAGAAAATGTTACGTATTAACAGGGAGCCTGCTTTTTTCACTGAAGTTTTCTCCGAACTTAAAGCTCGTTGTACCTTTTCCGGTTAG